One Pleurocapsa sp. PCC 7327 DNA segment encodes these proteins:
- the pyrF gene encoding orotidine-5'-phosphate decarboxylase: MISDRIIVPLDVPTLEDAIATLDKLPQVSFWKVGLELFVSTGTQILYILKERQKRIFLDLKFHDIPNTIAGACCSAKAYNVDFLTLHATAGRQALQAAAQAVGGDDFRPKLLAITILTSLNSRELAFDLKIPLELPEYALQMALLAKESGLDGAVCSPQEVAQLRRVCGDDFLLVCPGVRPSWSQAGDQRRVMTPHAAIKAGADYLVIGRPITAAANPVEAWERICEELATVG, translated from the coding sequence ATGATATCTGACCGCATTATCGTTCCCTTGGACGTACCCACTCTAGAAGACGCGATCGCAACCTTAGACAAACTCCCTCAAGTTAGTTTTTGGAAGGTTGGATTAGAATTATTCGTCAGTACGGGCACGCAAATTCTCTATATCCTTAAAGAACGCCAAAAACGAATTTTCCTAGACTTAAAATTTCACGATATTCCTAACACCATCGCGGGGGCTTGTTGTTCGGCAAAAGCCTACAACGTCGATTTTTTGACCCTTCACGCTACAGCAGGTCGCCAAGCTCTCCAAGCTGCTGCACAAGCCGTTGGCGGAGATGATTTCCGTCCAAAGTTACTTGCCATTACCATACTTACCAGTTTAAACTCACGAGAGTTAGCTTTTGACCTAAAAATCCCCTTAGAACTGCCGGAGTATGCACTACAGATGGCACTATTAGCAAAAGAGTCAGGTTTAGACGGGGCAGTTTGTTCTCCTCAAGAAGTCGCCCAACTGCGACGGGTTTGTGGGGATGATTTCCTGCTAGTTTGTCCCGGGGTGCGACCGAGTTGGTCTCAAGCAGGCGATCAACGACGGGTAATGACCCCTCACGCTGCTATTAAAGCGGGGGCTGACTATTTGGTTATCGGTCGTCCGATTACGGCGGCGGCTAATCCAGTTGAAGCGTGGGAAAGAATTTGCGAAGAATTAGCCACGGTTGGATAA
- a CDS encoding phosphoribosyltransferase — MSNLYVSWEQYHRNIETLAVKIYRSGWNFNQIVCLAKGGLRVGDILCRIYKQPLAILSASSYGGKNNRIQGKIVFSKHLSMTTETLGSRVLLVDDLVDSGISFKEAIRWLEERYGSEIEQIRTAVIWYKARSAIAPDYYVDYLPDNPWIHQPFEEYELITPAELASRHEQLLS, encoded by the coding sequence ATGTCAAATTTATACGTTTCCTGGGAACAGTATCATCGAAATATTGAAACTTTAGCCGTCAAAATCTATCGTTCTGGCTGGAATTTCAATCAAATTGTCTGTTTGGCAAAAGGAGGATTGCGCGTCGGAGATATCCTTTGCCGTATATACAAACAGCCTCTGGCGATTCTCTCGGCTTCGTCTTACGGCGGAAAGAACAATCGAATTCAAGGAAAAATTGTTTTCTCAAAGCACCTATCGATGACGACAGAAACATTAGGGAGTCGAGTGCTGTTGGTAGACGATTTAGTTGATTCTGGGATTAGCTTCAAAGAAGCGATTCGCTGGCTAGAAGAACGCTATGGAAGCGAGATCGAACAGATTCGCACGGCTGTCATTTGGTACAAAGCTCGTTCTGCGATCGCGCCAGATTATTATGTGGATTATTTACCAGATAATCCCTGGATTCATCAACCCTTTGAAGAATATGAACTGATAACACCTGCCGAACTCGCTTCGCGTCACGAGCAACTCCTCAGTTAG
- a CDS encoding helix-turn-helix transcriptional regulator, whose translation MSRPTASADTFIALADPTRRAILDRLRLGEQSVKHLAEPFSMSLPAISQHLQVLAEAGLVTQRRVGRQRFYRLNPEPLKQVSDWVACYEQFWEEKLDALGHYLEENP comes from the coding sequence ATGAGCCGACCTACTGCTAGTGCCGATACCTTTATTGCGCTCGCAGATCCCACCCGACGAGCCATCTTGGATCGATTACGGCTGGGCGAACAATCGGTCAAGCATCTAGCCGAGCCATTTTCGATGTCCCTACCAGCCATCTCCCAGCATTTGCAGGTGCTTGCAGAAGCAGGTTTAGTAACCCAGCGAAGAGTGGGACGACAGCGCTTCTATCGCCTGAACCCCGAACCGTTAAAGCAGGTTTCTGATTGGGTTGCTTGTTACGAGCAGTTTTGGGAAGAAAAACTGGATGCCCTCGGTCACTATTTGGAGGAAAACCCATGA
- a CDS encoding ATP-dependent Clp protease proteolytic subunit has translation MYSRLLAERVIFLRGELTEETANLILTQMLFLDAEDPEKDITFLINSSGSSAIAAMTVYDTINQIRPDVCTVCIGTAAAMGAFLLGCGAKNKRYALPNARITPRQPSGNAEGQASDVEVAAREIVYLRDLINGILATNTGKSKEQIDRDSERDFIMSAEEARDYGLIDRVINDKLSS, from the coding sequence ATTTATTCTCGCTTGCTAGCAGAGCGAGTAATTTTTTTGAGAGGAGAACTGACAGAAGAAACAGCTAATCTCATCCTCACACAAATGCTGTTTCTCGATGCTGAAGATCCAGAGAAAGACATTACATTTTTAATTAATAGTTCTGGAAGTTCGGCGATCGCGGCAATGACTGTTTACGATACAATAAACCAAATTCGCCCGGATGTATGCACTGTCTGCATTGGCACTGCTGCCGCGATGGGTGCATTCTTGCTTGGTTGTGGAGCGAAAAACAAAAGATACGCTCTGCCCAATGCTCGGATTACGCCGCGCCAACCGTCGGGAAACGCTGAAGGACAAGCCAGCGATGTTGAGGTAGCAGCACGAGAAATTGTCTATCTCAGAGATTTGATTAACGGGATACTTGCCACCAATACTGGGAAATCGAAGGAACAGATCGACCGCGACTCGGAACGAGACTTTATCATGAGCGCCGAAGAAGCAAGAGACTATGGATTAATCGATCGCGTCATCAATGATAAGCTGTCTTCTTAA
- a CDS encoding SRPBCC domain-containing protein yields the protein MPSVTIWRKTHDSNCEDRCFYPYPPEKVWKVLTNRRALAAWLMENDFEPRLGHKFQFYGDSLPGLRTKIQCGVIELDEPKRLAYTWQERPTAEPSLVIWTLIAVDGGTQLQLKHLETRYAAAIATSPKAPIAIPKRVAEQGISRLHPQAMMLNSCGHPLYQTTDIQPPILITILTCPVPLI from the coding sequence ATGCCCTCGGTCACTATTTGGAGGAAAACCCATGACTCAAACTGTGAAGATCGATGTTTTTATCCCTACCCGCCCGAAAAAGTCTGGAAAGTGTTGACCAACCGCCGCGCCTTAGCAGCTTGGCTGATGGAGAATGACTTTGAGCCTCGTTTGGGGCATAAATTTCAGTTTTACGGCGATTCGTTGCCGGGATTGAGAACGAAGATTCAGTGCGGGGTAATCGAATTAGACGAACCCAAGCGTCTCGCCTACACCTGGCAAGAGCGACCCACTGCCGAACCTTCTTTAGTCATCTGGACGTTGATTGCTGTAGACGGAGGAACTCAATTGCAATTAAAGCATTTAGAAACGCGTTACGCAGCAGCGATCGCAACTTCTCCCAAAGCGCCAATTGCCATTCCTAAGAGAGTTGCGGAGCAAGGAATCTCTCGATTGCATCCACAGGCGATGATGCTAAATTCTTGCGGGCATCCTCTCTATCAAACAACTGACATTCAACCGCCGATACTCATTACTATCCTCACTTGTCCCGTCCCGCTCATTTAG
- a CDS encoding glycosyltransferase family 4 protein has protein sequence MIDNPLRVLLIIEQCNPDCPSVPLVGYNFYKEIAKLFDVTLVTHERNQIALQKRLSHDKIIYISESNFSKRYYQLVAGLTTFQGRKNWPLYNALCYPIYEEFNRQVYRELKQSILKGDYDIVHAITPMMPRYPVKVVKLCQETPFILGPVNGGVPFPPGFKAVARQEFAYFNFLRGIGRSLIPGYAETYQKADRVLAGSTYTFKLIKKLFNLPKRRLQLFYENGVSKDFLIEKKSKIQHKNFVNLLFVGRLVPYKGADILLDAVSFLETTIKEKVRVTFVGDGSERSVLENKVRERQLTHLVDFVGWLDQEDTLKYYRQADIFCFPSIREFGGAVILEAMACGLPCIVANNGGISEYVTEKTGFKIEPISREYLTQELAEKIILLVKNESLRQQMSANAIERAREFEWGEKVKKIAKIYYETVEQKKKVLEPVGR, from the coding sequence ATGATCGACAATCCGCTACGTGTTTTATTAATTATCGAACAATGTAATCCGGACTGCCCGTCGGTTCCTTTAGTCGGATATAATTTTTATAAAGAAATTGCTAAATTATTTGATGTCACGCTGGTCACTCACGAACGAAATCAAATAGCTCTTCAAAAAAGACTAAGCCACGACAAAATTATTTATATTTCAGAAAGTAACTTTAGCAAACGATACTATCAATTAGTAGCAGGATTGACAACATTTCAAGGAAGAAAAAATTGGCCTTTGTATAATGCCTTGTGCTATCCCATTTATGAAGAATTTAATCGCCAAGTTTATCGGGAACTCAAACAATCGATCTTGAAAGGAGATTACGATATAGTCCATGCCATTACTCCAATGATGCCTAGATATCCCGTGAAAGTCGTTAAACTGTGTCAGGAAACTCCTTTTATTCTAGGACCAGTCAATGGAGGCGTTCCTTTTCCTCCAGGATTTAAAGCAGTAGCTAGACAAGAATTTGCCTACTTTAATTTTTTAAGGGGAATTGGTCGATCGCTAATTCCAGGTTATGCAGAAACTTATCAGAAAGCCGATCGAGTTTTGGCAGGTTCGACTTATACTTTTAAGCTGATAAAAAAACTATTTAATCTCCCAAAACGCAGGCTTCAATTGTTTTATGAAAATGGGGTATCAAAAGATTTCTTAATCGAAAAGAAATCAAAAATACAACATAAAAACTTCGTCAATTTATTATTTGTTGGCAGATTAGTTCCGTATAAGGGAGCCGATATACTTCTGGATGCTGTGAGTTTTCTAGAAACAACAATTAAAGAAAAAGTTCGAGTGACTTTTGTAGGAGATGGTTCGGAGAGAAGCGTCTTAGAGAATAAAGTACGAGAGAGACAGTTAACTCATCTTGTAGATTTTGTCGGTTGGCTCGACCAGGAAGATACTCTAAAATACTATAGGCAAGCAGATATTTTTTGTTTTCCTTCTATCCGAGAATTTGGCGGAGCCGTTATATTAGAAGCTATGGCTTGCGGTCTTCCTTGCATTGTGGCTAATAACGGTGGAATTAGCGAATATGTAACTGAAAAAACAGGGTTTAAGATAGAACCCATCTCTAGAGAATATCTGACTCAGGAATTAGCTGAAAAAATCATCTTATTAGTTAAAAATGAAAGCTTAAGGCAGCAAATGTCTGCTAATGCGATTGAAAGAGCGCGAGAATTTGAGTGGGGAGAAAAAGTGAAAAAAATTGCGAAAATTTATTATGAAACGGTCGAGCAAAAGAAAAAAGTTCTAGAACCAGTAGGAAGATAA
- a CDS encoding 3'(2'),5'-bisphosphate nucleotidase CysQ: MVTLDTDWTANLEKIAAIARSVGWGAADILRSYYHSQKNPENLELEGNKKDGPVTAADLATNHYILEKLQASFGMQNFGYLSEETHQGTDPVPFPWVWIIDPLDGTRDFIDKTGEYAIHIALTYQGRPVVAIVAVPEAEKLYFAIKDKGTCVETLQGEVAPIRVSERNNIEDLSLVVSRTHRDERFQKLIDRLPIRGRNYVGSVGCKIATILEQQSDIYISLSGKSAPKDWDFAAPELILTEAGGKFTHFNGDPLTYNKGDVKQWGGLLASNGLCHEMLCQKATELLEQIDTEG; this comes from the coding sequence ATGGTGACTTTGGATACTGATTGGACAGCTAATCTAGAAAAAATTGCAGCGATTGCCCGTTCCGTGGGTTGGGGTGCTGCCGATATTTTGCGTTCATACTACCATAGCCAAAAAAATCCAGAAAATCTGGAGCTAGAAGGAAATAAGAAAGATGGTCCCGTAACAGCAGCAGATCTTGCCACTAATCACTACATTTTAGAAAAACTCCAAGCGAGTTTTGGAATGCAAAACTTTGGCTATCTAAGTGAAGAAACCCATCAAGGAACCGATCCCGTTCCCTTCCCTTGGGTATGGATTATCGATCCGCTTGATGGCACCAGGGACTTTATCGACAAAACCGGAGAATATGCCATTCACATTGCCCTAACTTATCAAGGTCGTCCCGTCGTGGCAATAGTAGCAGTACCCGAAGCAGAAAAACTATATTTTGCTATTAAAGATAAGGGAACTTGTGTAGAAACCCTTCAAGGTGAAGTTGCGCCAATACGAGTCTCAGAACGCAATAATATCGAAGATTTATCCCTGGTTGTCAGTCGTACCCATAGAGACGAACGCTTTCAAAAACTGATCGATCGCCTTCCCATCAGAGGACGCAACTACGTCGGCAGCGTCGGCTGTAAAATTGCCACGATTCTAGAACAGCAGTCAGATATTTACATCTCCCTCTCTGGCAAATCCGCACCCAAAGACTGGGATTTTGCAGCTCCAGAACTCATTCTCACGGAAGCCGGCGGAAAGTTTACCCACTTTAATGGCGATCCCCTCACCTACAACAAGGGAGACGTAAAGCAATGGGGAGGGTTATTGGCAAGCAATGGACTTTGCCACGAAATGCTCTGCCAGAAAGCAACAGAACTCTTAGAACAGATAGATACAGAAGGCTAA
- a CDS encoding aminopeptidase P N-terminal domain-containing protein: protein MGIDRSEYRQRREQLMEKIGNGTAIFRSAPTAVMHNDVEYIYRQDSDFFYLTGFNEPDAVAVIAPHHPEHRFILFVQPKDPALETWTGYRYGVEGAKAIFGADEAYSIAELDEKLPQYLEKADRIYYHLGRDRVFNEKILSHWQRLIATYPKRGMGPVAIEDTNLILHPMRQIKSPAELEMLRKATAISAAAHNRAREFAKIGHYEYQIQAEIEHTFRLEGGIGPAYPSIVASGANACILHYIENNCQLQDNDLLLIDAGCSYGYYNGDITRTFPVNGKFTSEQRILYEIVLEAQLKAIEAVQPGKPYNNFHDTAVRVLVEGLMDLGLLVGDIEEIIKEEKYKPFYMHRTGHWLGLDVHDVGLYKCGEETWQTLQPGHVLTVEPGLYIAPDIKPAEGQPEVPEKWRGIGIRIEDDVLVTADGREVLTAAVPKTIDEIER, encoded by the coding sequence ATGGGCATCGATCGCAGCGAATACCGTCAGCGTCGGGAACAATTAATGGAGAAGATAGGCAATGGTACAGCAATCTTTCGCAGCGCTCCTACCGCCGTGATGCACAACGATGTAGAATACATCTATCGCCAGGATAGCGATTTTTTTTATCTGACAGGGTTTAACGAACCAGATGCAGTAGCAGTCATTGCCCCTCACCATCCAGAGCACCGCTTTATTCTCTTCGTACAACCCAAAGATCCAGCCCTAGAAACCTGGACGGGCTATCGTTATGGTGTAGAGGGGGCAAAAGCGATCTTCGGCGCAGATGAAGCGTATTCGATTGCCGAACTCGATGAAAAATTACCTCAGTATTTAGAAAAAGCCGACCGGATCTATTATCATCTGGGACGCGATCGCGTTTTTAATGAAAAAATCCTCTCCCACTGGCAGAGATTGATTGCCACCTATCCCAAACGGGGAATGGGACCAGTCGCGATCGAAGATACCAACCTCATCTTACATCCCATGCGACAAATCAAGAGTCCTGCCGAATTAGAAATGCTTCGCAAAGCGACGGCCATTTCTGCCGCCGCACACAATCGTGCCAGAGAATTTGCCAAAATCGGGCATTACGAATATCAGATCCAGGCAGAAATCGAGCATACTTTCCGACTCGAAGGAGGGATTGGTCCGGCTTATCCTTCTATCGTTGCATCGGGTGCTAATGCCTGCATTTTGCACTACATTGAGAATAATTGCCAACTGCAAGACAACGATTTGTTGCTCATCGATGCTGGATGTTCTTACGGTTATTACAATGGCGATATTACTCGAACTTTCCCCGTCAACGGCAAATTTACCTCAGAACAAAGAATTTTATATGAAATCGTTCTAGAGGCACAATTAAAAGCCATTGAAGCCGTTCAACCCGGAAAACCCTACAACAACTTTCACGATACAGCAGTGCGCGTCCTGGTAGAGGGATTGATGGATTTAGGACTGCTGGTAGGAGACATTGAAGAAATTATCAAAGAGGAGAAATATAAGCCGTTTTACATGCACCGTACCGGACATTGGCTGGGGTTGGACGTACATGATGTAGGCTTATACAAGTGTGGGGAAGAAACTTGGCAAACCCTACAACCCGGTCATGTATTAACGGTAGAACCGGGACTTTATATTGCCCCAGATATCAAACCCGCAGAAGGCCAACCAGAAGTTCCCGAAAAATGGCGAGGAATTGGCATTCGCATCGAAGATGATGTTTTAGTCACCGCTGATGGACGGGAGGTTCTGACGGCTGCCGTACCTAAAACAATCGATGAGATTGAAAGATAG